CCGATGAGCTTAAGCATTTGGTTGAAGCAATTTTAGTTGCCGAAAATGTATCCAGTTTGCTCACATCCGTAAAACCACGTGCAGCATAGCCAGATGCCGTACCGGCCTCGTTACGGGTAGTTACCGAGAAAGTAACATCGGTACCTTTGGTATAGGCGAACAAACCTTTCGAGTTCATTATGGCGCTAAAGCCGGTTGAGTTTTCAAGGAAACCGGCTGCTGTTAACTTAGCTTCTTTAGTAACCGCCAAACTTTTAGCTACCAGGTCGGCCCGGCTATCGGGAGTCATAGCACCGGTAGTTGGGTTAAAAGTAATTTCTTCCTTAAATTCACTTGGGCCAAGCATCGGCATATATTCCGGATTTGGTGGCGCCAGTTGTGCCAGTTCTTCCGAGCGGCGTACCACTTTTTCAAGGGCCGCGTCGTCAAATTCATCAATGGTTGCGGTTCCGGCTTTTTTGCCGTAAACCGAGGTTACAGCCAGGCCCATTGTGCTGATATCGCCTGCGGTTGATACTGCATTCAGCGCGTACCTGATGTTGCCGCCTTCGCTGCCGTTTACACTTACTTCACATTCTTCGGCTTTTGAATAAGCAAGTACTTTCTTCAATAAAGCCTGGGCTTCTTCTTTAGTTAATATTGCCATTTCAATTATCCGATCTTTCTTTTAGTATTAATAACGTTAACTCCTTTAAACAACGCGGTTGATGATCCGTGCGATACCGCGCTTGATTGGGCTGGTTGCCCCTTACCATCACTGAAAGCGCCACCCAAACGATAGTCACTTTCATCACAAACCTGCGCGCACGAGTTCCAAAACTCCTGGGTATTGGCCTGGTAGGCAACATCGTTCAGCATGCCAACAATTTTGCCTTCTTTAATTTCATAAAACAGCTGCCCGCCAAACTGGAAGTTATAGCGTTGCTGATCGATAGAGAATGAACCATCGCCGATGATGTAAACGCCTTTTTCTACGTTTTTGATCATGTTATCAACGCTAAGCGGTGTTTTGCCCGGCTGCAGCGAAACGTTAGGCATGCGCTGAAACTGTACATCCTGCCAGCTTTGCGAGTAACAGCAGCCCTGCGACTCGGTTAAACCGATAATATGCGCCTGATCACGAATGGCCTGGTAGTTAACCAAAATACCATCTTTAATGATATCCCATTTTTTGCATTTTACGCCCTCGTCATCATAACCTACAGCGCCTAATGAGCCAACCTGGGTTTTATCGCCCACAATATTAACGGCCTTGCTGCCGAAGTTGAATTTGCCCGATTTCCATTTATCTAACGTTAAGAAGCTGGTACCGGCAAAGTTGGCCTCATAGCCCAATACCCGGTCGAGCTCGGTTGGGTGACCAACAGATTCGTGAATAGTTAACCAAAGGTGCGATGGATCAAGTACCAGATCATACTTGCCCGGCTCAACAGATTTTGCTTTTATTTTTTCGGCGGCCTGCTTGGTGGCAAATTTGATATCCTCCAGCATGTCGTAGCGTTTTTTGTAGCGGGGGGTGATACCTCCAACCTTTTCGCTCTCCAATGCATCCAGATACTCGTAACCCATACCCACCGGCGAACTTAACGAACGACGGGTTTCGAATGAACCTGCCGAAGGATCGATCTTGGTAACGGTAAAGCTTGGTTGTAAGCGGTGTACATCCTGGTCAATGTATGAGCCATCTGTTGAAGCAAAGTATTTTTGCTCGTTAACGGCAAACATAACCGAGTTTACAAAGTTTGCTCCACCTGCCATGGCTATGCCGTTGGCGTTAAGCAACAGGTCTACCTTTTCTTTTACAGGGATTTCGAAAGCGTTTTTGGTAAGCGGGGTTTTCCAGCTTACTTCACCGTAGCCTTTTTGCGGGGCCAGTTGTACCGGCGCGCCGCCAATTTTGGCGTTGGCCTTGGCAACAGCCACCGCTTTAAGGGCGGTTTTGGCCATGCCCTCTTTGGTTACATCGTTGGTAGCGGCAAAGCCCCAGCAACCATTGGCAATAACGCGGATGCCGATACCGTAGGATTCGGTATTGGCTACGTTCAGTACCTTGTTTTCGCGGGTTACTACAAACTGGTTCAGGTAGCGGCCTATGCGCACATCGGCGTAGGTTGCCCCGTTAGATTTTGCGGTGTTGAGCGCTACATCGGCCAGCTCTTTTTTAATGGCTACATCCACCCGCTCGAGGGCTTGTGCCGGATCAATCGTTTTACCGAAAGCAGATAAGTCGGGCAGCATTAACGCGCCTGCCCCCATACCTGATAAATAAAGAAAGTCTCGTCTTCTCAAAGTATTTTCCTCCTTAACGCTTTAGGGCCTCCCTGAATGGGCAACCGGGCGTTTAATTTTAAAATAGTGTTGTTTATAGCCGCCCT
The sequence above is a segment of the Mucilaginibacter celer genome. Coding sequences within it:
- a CDS encoding TldD/PmbA family protein, with product MRRRDFLYLSGMGAGALMLPDLSAFGKTIDPAQALERVDVAIKKELADVALNTAKSNGATYADVRIGRYLNQFVVTRENKVLNVANTESYGIGIRVIANGCWGFAATNDVTKEGMAKTALKAVAVAKANAKIGGAPVQLAPQKGYGEVSWKTPLTKNAFEIPVKEKVDLLLNANGIAMAGGANFVNSVMFAVNEQKYFASTDGSYIDQDVHRLQPSFTVTKIDPSAGSFETRRSLSSPVGMGYEYLDALESEKVGGITPRYKKRYDMLEDIKFATKQAAEKIKAKSVEPGKYDLVLDPSHLWLTIHESVGHPTELDRVLGYEANFAGTSFLTLDKWKSGKFNFGSKAVNIVGDKTQVGSLGAVGYDDEGVKCKKWDIIKDGILVNYQAIRDQAHIIGLTESQGCCYSQSWQDVQFQRMPNVSLQPGKTPLSVDNMIKNVEKGVYIIGDGSFSIDQQRYNFQFGGQLFYEIKEGKIVGMLNDVAYQANTQEFWNSCAQVCDESDYRLGGAFSDGKGQPAQSSAVSHGSSTALFKGVNVINTKRKIG